The genomic window ATCGGGGCGTTTCCTTCCGCGAGCTCGGCGGCGCATTCAACGGGAACCGCCGGAATCATCCCGGCGACGCTTTCGGAGATTCGGTCATGAAGTATCCCCGCATTCACACCAGCTTGCCCGGCCCCCGGGCGGCGGCCATGATCGCCCTGGACCACTCGTTCGTTTCTCCTTCCTACACACGGCTTTATCCACTGGTGGCCGATTCGGCCCGGGGTTTGTGGGTGAGTGACCCGGACGGCAATGTTTTTCTGGATTTTACGGCGGGCATCGCCGTCTGCTCGACCGGTCACTGCCACCCTCGCGTGGTGCAGGCCATCAAGGAGCAAGCCGACCGGCTGCTCCACATGTCGGGGACCGATTTTTACTATACGCCGCAGATCCTGATGGCACAGAAGCTGGCGTCCCTCAAGCCGGTGGAGGGGGATGCGAAGGTATATTTCGGCAATTCCGGAGCGGAAGCGGTGGAGGCCGCGTTCAAGCTGGCTCGCCGGCATACCCGGCGGGAGTTGAACATCGCCTTTTTCGGGGCGTTCCACGGCCGGACCATGGGCGCTCTGTCCCTGACCGCCAGCAAGACCATCCAGAAGAAGAATTACAACCCCATGGTGCCGGGCATAACCCACGTTCCGTATCCCAACTGTTACCGCTGTCCGTGGGGCCTGAGCCATCCGGCTTGCGGCCTGGCGTGCGTGAACTGGCTGGAAGAGATGCTCTTCCGAACAACGGTGCCCCCCGAGGAGGTGGCCGCGATATTCGTCGAGCCCATTCAGGGAGAAGGGGGATACGTGGTTCCGCCCGCGGAGTTCCACGTGGAACTCTCGAAACTCGCCCGCAAGTACGGCATCCTGCTGGTGGCCGATGAAGTCCAGTCGGGGATGGGGCGAACCGGGAACATGTTCGCCATGGAGCTTTTCGGCGTCACGCCCGATATCGTTGCAGTGGCCAAGGGAATCGCATCGGGCCTGCCCCTGGGGGCGATGATCGCCCCGGCGCAAATCATGGACTGGGAGGCGGGTTCCCACGCATCCACCTTCGGAGGCAACCCGGTGGCCTGCGCCGCGGCGCTGGCCACCATCCAGCTGCTGCAGGAATCCCTCATGGCCAACGCTCGAACCCGCGGCGCGCAACTGCAGCAAGGGTTGATCGAGCTTCAAAAGGAAATCGAATGCATCGGGGACGTGAGAGGTCGTGGGCTGATGATCGGAGTTGAGCTCGTCAAGGATCGCGCCACCCGGGAACGCGCCGGCGACCGGCGCAACGCCGTCATTCAGCAGGCATTCCGCAGAGGGCTCCTACTCCTCGGCTGCGGAGAAAACACCATCCGCTTCTGCCCGGCGCTCACCATCTCGGAGGAAGAAGCAAACGTCGGCCTCGAGATCTTCGCGGAAGCCCTGCGTGCCGTGGAGGCTTGAGACAACCCCTCACTGCGCGCCTTCAAGCTCCCGTTCCCCCGGGCGCGCACGGATTCGCTCCCGCCCGCCTCACTCTTTGCCCGGCCATGCGACGATGCGGTTCCCGCCTCCCTCCTTCGCCCGGTAAAGCATCGCATCGGCGCGGTTGAACAACTCGTCCGGGCTGAGCGCATGATGGGCATCCGCGGACGCCAGCCCTCCGCTGAGCGTGACCCCCAGGTCGCCGGGCAGAGACTCGAAGGATGTGGAGCTGCAACGTTCGCGGATTCTCTCCCCCGCCGTCAGGGCCGCTTCCAGGTCCGTATCAGGCATGAGCACGATGAATTCATCACCCCCGTAACGGCAAATCACGTCCACTCCCTGCCGCATCTCGCTCTTGAGCAGTTGCGCCAGTTCCGCCAGGACCCTGTCTCCCACCTGGTGACCGAGCCGGTCGTTGACCGTCTTGAATCCATCGATGTCCAGGAAGAGAATCGAGAATGCATTGCCCTTTCTCTTCAGCCTGGACAGCTCCTCATTCATCCGGATCTCGAAATACCGGCGCACGTAAGTTCCCGTCAACCCGTCGCAGAGGGCCTGCCGAAAGAGAAGGGCATTCTCCAGCGTGACCGCCAGTACGGTCGTCAGCACCCTCAAATCCTGCATATCCTGAAGTGTCAGCTCTTTTTCGCCGTTGAGGGCAATGGTGCAGATTCCCACCAGCCTGTTGCCGGCCGCCACGAGCGGAAGGCACAGACACCGGTCCGGAGGCGCGTCTTCAGAGGTACCCGGCAGGGGAATCCGCCCCTCGAAACGCAGCGCGAAGAGCTTCGCCCGGGTCAACACGCTGCTGTCGGCGGCCGGAAGATCGGCCAGGGGAACTTCCAGTTTCACCGCGAGGACCTGTTTGTCCGCGAAGAGCCGTTCCACCATGAAGCTCCCGCGGTCTTCATCCCAGGTCAGGATCGCGCTCAGAAGACCGCGGCAGAAGTCGCCGATGCATTCCATGCCGTTGGAGAGCAGGATCTCCCGGTCCGTCACGGAAGCCATCAGGCGTGCCGCGTAGGTCAGCACGATCAAGTTTTCCTCGGATATCGCGTGCAGATCGTCGACCAGACTCATGGGCCTCTTCATTCCTCCGTTCCTGAGGAAATCATTTTCCGGGAAGCCGTACCCGCCGCGGGTCCCATTCCGCTTTCCGGTTCCGCGGCCCACGTGTCGAAACGTCCGGACTCAGGCTCCCGGTCCGCCTTTCCCCTACGCACTTTCAAGTGTGTTCCGAGGGAAAAACCAAACGCTTCATTCACGGCAGCCCCCACGGTTCTCCGAAGCCGGGAAAGACCGGAACAGCCCATTTCCGTGCGGGAGCGACCTCCCGTTGCGGCCTGTCGTCGCACCAGGATAGCGTATTAAACATTGGGCCAAAGAGAACATGCAAGACATTTTGACAAACCCCGGTCTTTTTGAGCACAATTGGGGCGCAAAGGCCGGCGCCCCGCGGGAGGAGCCCGGGCCGGCTCCGGCCTCCGGCCGGCGTCCGGTCCGGTGGATGTCCGCCTGATAACGGTTGGGTTCGAGCGACCAACATCGGAGGGCATAAAGCCCTCCTCTGCAATTGCGCAAGTCCCAGGAACGGGGTTTATTCCGCACCGCCCTCTCCCGCGGGTCTTTTATCTCACGGCCTTGAAAGCGCGCCGGCATGATCGCTTTCACCCGGATCGACCCGGCATTGCGGGCCCGAAGGATCCGGCTTTTCAGTTGAAAAGCAGAAGCTAACAATGTACTCAATGTAAATGAGACAGTCGCCTGCAAACCCGACGAACGGTTTGCATCGGCCCCTTCAACTCTCGCGACGGTTGAGCCCGGAAGACCTCTTTGCCGTCAAGGCTGCTTGCATGCGGAAACCCGGCCCATGAATCATTCGATCAAGAACCTGTGCATCTATCACGTCCTCGACGGCCTCGCGGAAGGTCTGAGCCATTATTCCGGACCCAGCAGGGCCGCGCTTCTGTATGCCGAAAAACCGGATGACAAGGTCCACGTGTGCGACCCTCAAAGGCTCCTCGAAGGACACGAACCCGTGCTTAAGAAGCTCTACGTCACGTCCGACGGATGGAGGCGGGAAGCCCCGAGCACGCTGAACTTCAAGCTATTCGGACAGATCTATCCGGAAAAGAACCTGCAACTGGCCGGACTCATCTCCTTCGGAGGGCGCACTCAATCCATTTTCTACCAGATGTGGTTCACCGAGCACCACCCGGACATGTGCAGCATCGGCCCGACGGAGAGATGGCTCGAACACGCCGTTTGCCTCCTCGCCCACGATTTTGCCAATGAGGACGCCTTCTACACACGCAATTCCAGGTATGTGCTGAGGGAATACGCCACGCATGCCGTGCGCGACTTCATCCGCGACGATCTGAATATCAAGTTCGGATGGGACACGAGCATGGAGGTTTATCCCATTTTGGACACCATACTGGGGGTTTCGAAAACCCGGGAGGAAGGCGCCTGGCCCCGCGGCCTCCTGGCTTTTGTCGAGCCCGACTCACTGCCGGAAATGCACTTCCTGATCCGTTTCCCATCGGTGGATGTTTTGAAGGTGAACAACTACAAGCATGTGAGGAAACTGTTGCTGGCCGTGGAAAACTCGGACCGCAAGCTGGTCTCCGACGGCAGGAAGATCATCGGCGTCGTTTCAGGTGAATTGCCTCAATGCCGAATCACGGCGGATTTCCGGGGCGGCCACGGTTTCCTGCGGTTTGCCGGTGAGCTGGTGTGCAGTTTTTCGGACGGGAGCTTTCATTCCACGACCCGCAAATCCAACCTCGTGCATCTCGAAGAACTGCTGGTCACATCCAGCCTCGACCCGGCCGTGAGCTCCCTGCTCTTCAAGATCGTATCGTGCATCGTCGAAGCCGCGGGAGAACAAAAGCACGGGTGTTCCCTGGTGATCGATTTCAACGATCCTCCGGTGCAAATATCCGGTCAGCAGCTGGAACGTCCCGTGGATCTACAGCATGAACAGTACCTGGAACTCGCAAAATCCCTGGCCAGGGTCGACGGAGCGCTCCACATCTGCTCCGACCTTCATCTCCACGGTTTTGCCTGCCTGCTCGACGGCCGTTTCATAAAGACCGAGGACCGGGCACGGGGAGCAAGGTTCAATTCCGCCCTGCGGTT from Syntrophobacter fumaroxidans MPOB includes these protein-coding regions:
- a CDS encoding GGDEF domain-containing protein, yielding MKRPMSLVDDLHAISEENLIVLTYAARLMASVTDREILLSNGMECIGDFCRGLLSAILTWDEDRGSFMVERLFADKQVLAVKLEVPLADLPAADSSVLTRAKLFALRFEGRIPLPGTSEDAPPDRCLCLPLVAAGNRLVGICTIALNGEKELTLQDMQDLRVLTTVLAVTLENALLFRQALCDGLTGTYVRRYFEIRMNEELSRLKRKGNAFSILFLDIDGFKTVNDRLGHQVGDRVLAELAQLLKSEMRQGVDVICRYGGDEFIVLMPDTDLEAALTAGERIRERCSSTSFESLPGDLGVTLSGGLASADAHHALSPDELFNRADAMLYRAKEGGGNRIVAWPGKE
- a CDS encoding DNA integrity scanning protein DisA nucleotide-binding domain protein is translated as MNHSIKNLCIYHVLDGLAEGLSHYSGPSRAALLYAEKPDDKVHVCDPQRLLEGHEPVLKKLYVTSDGWRREAPSTLNFKLFGQIYPEKNLQLAGLISFGGRTQSIFYQMWFTEHHPDMCSIGPTERWLEHAVCLLAHDFANEDAFYTRNSRYVLREYATHAVRDFIRDDLNIKFGWDTSMEVYPILDTILGVSKTREEGAWPRGLLAFVEPDSLPEMHFLIRFPSVDVLKVNNYKHVRKLLLAVENSDRKLVSDGRKIIGVVSGELPQCRITADFRGGHGFLRFAGELVCSFSDGSFHSTTRKSNLVHLEELLVTSSLDPAVSSLLFKIVSCIVEAAGEQKHGCSLVIDFNDPPVQISGQQLERPVDLQHEQYLELAKSLARVDGALHICSDLHLHGFACLLDGRFIKTEDRARGARFNSALRFTSENPNLIVVVVSSDRPVSVIQGGALLNPPSEWEPFSLFVTPPPTLEEWLRR
- a CDS encoding acetyl ornithine aminotransferase family protein produces the protein MKYPRIHTSLPGPRAAAMIALDHSFVSPSYTRLYPLVADSARGLWVSDPDGNVFLDFTAGIAVCSTGHCHPRVVQAIKEQADRLLHMSGTDFYYTPQILMAQKLASLKPVEGDAKVYFGNSGAEAVEAAFKLARRHTRRELNIAFFGAFHGRTMGALSLTASKTIQKKNYNPMVPGITHVPYPNCYRCPWGLSHPACGLACVNWLEEMLFRTTVPPEEVAAIFVEPIQGEGGYVVPPAEFHVELSKLARKYGILLVADEVQSGMGRTGNMFAMELFGVTPDIVAVAKGIASGLPLGAMIAPAQIMDWEAGSHASTFGGNPVACAAALATIQLLQESLMANARTRGAQLQQGLIELQKEIECIGDVRGRGLMIGVELVKDRATRERAGDRRNAVIQQAFRRGLLLLGCGENTIRFCPALTISEEEANVGLEIFAEALRAVEA